The following are from one region of the Treponema denticola genome:
- a CDS encoding ABC transporter ATP-binding protein, whose protein sequence is MNNKQSNVVSSLLRYAGNKKADLYKSIFWAIIGELFGMVPFIAIAKLIEKIYLYEATFKTVIYITLIALLGQILKGTFTLYSTVISHKATYHILKNIRSNIAEKMLSVPMGVMIDTPIGTFKNIMVDTVSKLEDSMAHFMPEITSSVISPAFFLILIFFLDYRMGFASLLTIPLGMLGYIGMMKDYQIRSKTYAKAQNDMNSTLVEYVNGIEVIKAFNQSTASYEKFSNAIDFFHNSTLSWWKQSWFWSAFIQAVTPSTLLGTLPVGAYLYMNGQITLSNFIVCIILPISFIAHFIKVGKYSEQFNMVKASLGMIELFLLKDELIRPKEKVTFDNTLYRFENVSFAYDTELVVKNISFELKPNTVTALVGCSGSGKSTIAKLMAGFWDPTKGHIFYGGKKISEIPFEQLTGEISYVAQDTFLFNTSIKENIKIGNPNASYEEIIEAAKAASCHNFIMELKDGYDTKVGDGGGELSGGERQRITIARAILKQSKVIILDEATAFADPENEYLIQTAINNLIKGKTLIVVAHRLSTITHADTILVMKNGEIVESGIHDELLNQHGVYTSLWNKYVGGVDEDKEEQ, encoded by the coding sequence ATGAATAATAAACAAAGCAATGTGGTCTCATCTCTACTGAGATATGCGGGAAATAAAAAAGCCGATTTATATAAATCAATTTTTTGGGCAATTATAGGAGAACTGTTCGGAATGGTTCCATTTATTGCTATAGCAAAACTGATAGAAAAAATCTATTTATATGAAGCAACGTTTAAGACCGTTATATACATAACGTTAATAGCCTTATTAGGACAAATATTGAAAGGTACTTTTACATTATATTCAACGGTTATTTCACATAAGGCAACCTATCATATTTTAAAAAATATAAGAAGTAACATTGCGGAAAAAATGTTATCGGTACCCATGGGAGTAATGATTGACACACCAATAGGCACATTTAAAAACATAATGGTCGATACAGTATCAAAACTTGAAGATTCTATGGCTCACTTTATGCCGGAAATAACATCTAGTGTGATATCCCCTGCATTTTTTTTGATTTTGATTTTTTTCTTGGATTATAGAATGGGCTTTGCTTCCTTACTTACCATTCCCTTAGGTATGCTCGGATATATCGGCATGATGAAAGATTATCAGATAAGAAGTAAGACATATGCAAAAGCGCAAAATGATATGAATAGCACCTTGGTTGAATATGTAAACGGAATAGAAGTTATCAAAGCATTTAATCAAAGTACTGCTTCTTATGAAAAATTCAGTAATGCAATAGATTTTTTTCACAACAGTACCTTGAGTTGGTGGAAGCAAAGTTGGTTTTGGTCTGCGTTTATTCAGGCAGTTACGCCTTCAACCCTGCTCGGTACTTTACCGGTCGGAGCCTATTTATATATGAACGGGCAAATAACTTTGTCAAATTTTATCGTTTGCATTATTTTACCTATCAGTTTTATAGCGCATTTTATAAAAGTAGGAAAGTATTCCGAGCAATTCAATATGGTAAAGGCAAGTTTAGGCATGATAGAATTGTTTTTGTTAAAAGATGAGCTTATAAGACCGAAAGAAAAAGTAACATTTGATAATACGTTATACCGTTTTGAAAATGTTTCCTTTGCGTATGATACGGAATTGGTAGTAAAAAATATCAGCTTTGAACTAAAACCGAATACGGTAACGGCTCTGGTAGGCTGCTCCGGATCCGGTAAATCAACTATTGCTAAATTAATGGCCGGTTTTTGGGATCCTACAAAAGGGCATATCTTTTACGGCGGCAAAAAAATATCAGAAATACCATTTGAGCAGCTTACCGGTGAAATAAGCTATGTGGCCCAAGATACTTTTTTATTTAATACAAGCATAAAAGAAAACATCAAAATAGGAAATCCCAATGCAAGCTATGAAGAAATTATTGAGGCGGCAAAAGCAGCCTCTTGCCATAATTTTATTATGGAATTGAAAGACGGCTATGATACAAAAGTCGGAGACGGAGGAGGAGAGCTTTCCGGCGGAGAGCGCCAGCGCATTACTATTGCACGCGCAATATTAAAACAATCTAAGGTCATCATTTTAGATGAAGCGACCGCTTTTGCCGATCCGGAAAATGAATATTTAATTCAAACCGCAATCAACAATCTTATAAAAGGTAAAACGCTTATTGTTGTGGCTCATCGACTTTCAACAATTACACATGCCGATACTATTTTAGTTATGAAAAATGGAGAGATTGTTGAAAGCGGTATTCATGATGAACTTTTAAATCAACACGGTGTATATACCTCATTATGGAATAAATATGTAGGCGGAGTAGATGAAGATAAGGAAGAACAATAA
- a CDS encoding TetR/AcrR family transcriptional regulator produces the protein MSYCSDITKNRILECAKEEFLRNGFEKAQVGEIAKTANVTTGAIYRHFKNKEELFFTLIEDVYEYTLDIVTDVEIRSTDKASMPLSEETDNVVIEALFSETMRFVDYMYEHFDEFKLLLACSKGSRVENFAEEIADRYTHKNMKLIQAAAGKKSSATKIKELEVHIITKGYITSLCECIIHAIPYDDVSRYIKSIVTFQYYGWGGLLNELRIYHE, from the coding sequence GTGTCATATTGTTCGGATATAACTAAAAACAGAATTTTGGAATGCGCTAAAGAAGAGTTTTTACGGAACGGTTTTGAAAAAGCACAGGTGGGGGAGATTGCGAAAACGGCGAATGTAACCACAGGTGCAATATACCGTCACTTTAAAAATAAGGAAGAACTGTTTTTTACACTTATCGAAGATGTATATGAGTACACATTAGACATCGTAACTGATGTTGAAATTAGAAGTACTGATAAAGCGTCTATGCCGCTATCGGAAGAAACTGACAATGTTGTTATTGAAGCATTATTTTCTGAAACCATGAGGTTTGTAGATTATATGTATGAGCATTTTGATGAGTTTAAGCTGCTTCTTGCCTGCAGTAAAGGTTCACGGGTAGAAAATTTTGCAGAAGAAATTGCAGATAGATATACGCATAAAAATATGAAGCTCATTCAAGCCGCAGCCGGCAAAAAATCTTCTGCAACCAAAATTAAAGAGCTTGAGGTACATATCATTACGAAAGGTTATATAACGTCATTATGTGAATGTATTATTCACGCTATTCCATACGATGATGTGAGCAGGTACATCAAGAGCATTGTTACTTTTCAATATTATGGTTGGGGCGGCTTATTAAATGAATTGAGGATATATCATGAATAA
- a CDS encoding class I SAM-dependent methyltransferase, with translation MNVYDLIAEHYSGLFPLETEKLEFIQHLCPLPGRLCDAGCATGELAMGLYQKGYNICGLDLNAKMIGIAEKKASCIRKTGELMFYHADIADIMQFGKFKGVLCFGNTLPHLRDEDILRRFFSSVYGSLEEHGIFIVEVLNYDRILADKKMDFKDKETKDFIFKRHYDFLPDGDIRFTIEFTDKQRSTAGSDFTVLHPLKKQMLLALFKQAGFKSVSAYSDYTFTESRAEDYAVVYTANK, from the coding sequence ATGAATGTATACGATTTAATTGCAGAACATTACAGCGGCCTTTTTCCGCTTGAAACGGAAAAACTTGAATTTATACAACACCTTTGTCCGTTGCCGGGCAGATTGTGCGATGCAGGCTGTGCAACCGGTGAGCTTGCAATGGGTTTATATCAAAAGGGATATAATATATGCGGACTCGACTTAAATGCAAAGATGATTGGAATTGCAGAAAAGAAAGCTTCTTGTATCCGCAAAACAGGTGAGCTTATGTTCTATCATGCAGATATCGCCGATATTATGCAGTTCGGTAAATTTAAGGGAGTGCTGTGTTTCGGTAACACGCTTCCGCATTTGCGTGATGAAGATATTCTCCGCCGTTTTTTTAGTTCCGTGTATGGGTCATTAGAGGAACACGGCATCTTTATTGTTGAAGTTCTCAATTATGACCGCATCCTTGCTGATAAAAAAATGGACTTTAAAGATAAAGAAACGAAAGATTTTATTTTTAAGAGGCACTATGATTTTTTACCTGACGGGGATATCAGGTTTACTATAGAATTTACCGATAAGCAGCGCAGTACCGCCGGTTCGGATTTTACGGTATTACATCCTCTGAAGAAGCAAATGCTTTTAGCCTTATTTAAGCAGGCAGGATTCAAATCCGTTTCAGCCTATTCGGATTATACCTTTACGGAAAGCCGTGCAGAAGATTATGCCGTAGTATACACAGCAAATAAATAA
- a CDS encoding endo alpha-1,4 polygalactosaminidase, whose translation MKNIKYLYMVLIFFTIILIRGMAAENNKEYKVLIGMAPDKAVNLKGIKTLVIDAEFFSKKDIAQLHKNGNIHIFSYLNIGSIETFRDDYEAFKDLALGDYENWDEEKWINVSDKIWQKRIKDKARLLSQKGIDGFFLDNTDIYYHYKTPEIYRGLMTLLHEIHKENKPIIINGGDIFISQAMKQNALKGIVNGINQESVFTEINFKNNTFGVKPIEDREYFFAYLDQCKTYGFTVYLLEYGPSKKIEKDIKAYCQSNGFIYDISHSLQLDKPF comes from the coding sequence ATGAAAAACATAAAATATCTTTACATGGTTTTGATTTTTTTTACGATTATTTTAATAAGAGGCATGGCGGCAGAAAACAACAAAGAGTATAAAGTACTGATAGGTATGGCCCCAGATAAAGCGGTAAATCTTAAAGGAATAAAAACACTGGTAATTGATGCTGAATTTTTTTCTAAAAAAGATATAGCACAGCTTCACAAAAACGGAAATATTCATATATTTTCTTATTTAAACATCGGCTCTATCGAAACATTCCGCGATGATTATGAAGCATTTAAAGATCTAGCTTTAGGCGACTATGAAAATTGGGATGAAGAAAAATGGATAAATGTCTCGGACAAAATATGGCAAAAAAGAATTAAGGATAAAGCACGGCTCTTATCTCAAAAAGGCATAGACGGTTTTTTTCTTGATAATACTGACATCTATTATCATTATAAAACACCCGAAATATATCGGGGACTTATGACTCTTTTACATGAAATACATAAAGAAAATAAACCTATTATAATAAACGGCGGAGATATTTTTATAAGTCAAGCAATGAAGCAAAATGCTCTTAAAGGAATCGTAAACGGAATCAATCAGGAAAGCGTATTTACCGAAATAAATTTTAAGAATAATACATTTGGAGTAAAACCCATAGAAGACAGAGAGTATTTTTTTGCCTATTTGGATCAATGTAAAACCTATGGATTTACCGTCTATTTACTGGAATACGGCCCAAGCAAAAAAATTGAAAAAGATATAAAGGCTTATTGTCAAAGCAACGGATTTATCTACGACATATCCCATTCATTGCAGCTCGATAAACCTTTTTAA
- a CDS encoding uracil-DNA glycosylase family protein produces the protein MNNKNNSATNSSTEHVHPFEPFVSKNTKTLILGTFPGKDFTDPNKENDKEDWYYGNKRNEFWELIEYALGCKGNSLKTIKEKKEVLEKHNIGITDIVKKAKRKEDNNSDENLEVMETNDLNFLLDKYKGIDTIVLTSKDMYKKFFKKYYVETDDAILKQDKNNKPETHEDQGKKINIYYYTFKGRPIRVVPLHTPARKNVAIDIKKALYKYILKNNK, from the coding sequence ATGAACAACAAAAACAATTCTGCTACAAATAGCAGCACAGAACATGTACATCCGTTTGAGCCCTTCGTCTCTAAAAATACAAAGACACTAATATTGGGCACCTTTCCGGGAAAAGATTTTACGGATCCTAATAAAGAAAATGACAAAGAAGATTGGTATTACGGCAATAAGCGTAACGAATTTTGGGAATTAATAGAATATGCTTTAGGCTGTAAAGGAAATTCATTAAAGACAATTAAAGAAAAAAAGGAAGTTTTAGAAAAACACAATATAGGCATAACAGACATTGTCAAAAAAGCAAAGCGAAAAGAGGATAATAACTCAGATGAAAACCTTGAAGTTATGGAAACTAACGATCTTAACTTCCTTCTTGATAAATATAAAGGTATTGATACAATCGTACTTACTTCCAAAGATATGTACAAAAAATTTTTTAAAAAATATTATGTAGAAACTGACGATGCCATTTTAAAACAAGATAAAAACAATAAACCGGAAACTCATGAAGATCAAGGTAAAAAAATAAATATCTATTATTATACTTTTAAAGGAAGGCCAATCCGTGTTGTCCCATTACATACTCCTGCAAGAAAAAATGTAGCAATAGATATAAAAAAAGCACTATATAAATATATATTAAAAAATAATAAGTAA
- a CDS encoding uracil phosphoribosyltransferase: MGKVIMGAEALDGYLTEDDLRHLNEMNALYQEAIENFAVLEKENGEKKKKAKDEVIRLYTEMGHLMQNICKDILQLKVFSFDTEHENHAEASRVIAKLRSIKTEHSEFLYYTQRSFEMLFKLAYKGHQKDKKNYLVVKTPVTNPVQNYAVHKITDIDHKIENTVMCVMLRGALLPSMILSKEIEEYSSHGYVTPFALFKIKRDDSRKEDDMQYILDLDKSYFNLKDLDGKDLIFADPMNATGGSLVTVVKHLKKLGVKPKSISCFHVISALKGALRIVRALDNCTLYTLWMDPALNASAYIMPGLGDAGDRINGTDTDETPRNIIQLLADYGSNIAGLYRSQLRQIEKTVLGN; this comes from the coding sequence ATGGGTAAGGTAATTATGGGGGCAGAAGCTCTTGACGGGTATTTAACTGAGGACGATCTAAGGCATCTTAACGAAATGAATGCTCTTTATCAGGAAGCTATTGAAAATTTTGCTGTTTTAGAAAAGGAAAACGGCGAAAAAAAGAAAAAGGCCAAAGATGAGGTTATAAGGCTTTATACCGAGATGGGACATCTTATGCAAAATATATGCAAAGATATACTTCAACTTAAAGTTTTCTCTTTTGATACTGAACATGAAAATCATGCCGAGGCTTCAAGGGTTATTGCAAAACTCCGCTCCATAAAAACCGAACATAGCGAATTCTTATACTATACCCAGCGTTCTTTTGAAATGCTTTTTAAACTTGCTTATAAGGGGCACCAAAAAGACAAGAAAAACTATCTTGTAGTAAAAACTCCTGTAACGAATCCGGTTCAAAACTATGCAGTTCACAAGATAACCGACATTGACCATAAAATTGAAAATACTGTTATGTGTGTTATGTTGAGAGGAGCCCTCCTCCCCTCTATGATTCTATCAAAAGAAATCGAAGAGTATTCTTCGCATGGCTATGTAACCCCCTTTGCCCTCTTTAAGATTAAAAGGGATGATTCCCGCAAGGAAGACGATATGCAGTACATCCTTGATTTGGATAAGTCTTATTTTAACCTAAAAGATTTGGACGGAAAGGACCTTATCTTTGCCGACCCTATGAATGCGACCGGCGGAAGCCTCGTAACCGTTGTAAAACACCTAAAAAAACTGGGCGTAAAGCCAAAATCTATAAGCTGTTTTCACGTAATTTCTGCCTTAAAGGGAGCTCTGCGAATTGTGCGTGCCTTGGATAACTGCACACTTTACACCCTTTGGATGGACCCTGCTTTAAATGCTTCGGCCTATATCATGCCGGGTCTCGGCGATGCAGGAGACAGGATAAACGGAACCGATACCGATGAAACACCCCGAAACATTATTCAGCTCCTTGCAGACTACGGCTCAAATATTGCGGGGCTTTACCGCTCTCAGCTTCGTCAGATAGAAAAAACCGTTTTAGGAAACTAG
- a CDS encoding tetratricopeptide repeat protein, translating into MRKNIFIVFFGVLFFLCFTKVFAKGALEEDLAGEYFSIAQGYAELKNYPKAADYYLKAEKSEKYKNAAQYNLAQVYALQNEWENCLKYIEPLYKKAPENIKISTAYAYALASSGKEEKALLIYEKIYLENKETPEYFFNYVRILIIVKKYEKAKELLNESKEKFTQEDDKKTISELEKEIEKLLNPPELKKEDKTTEKKDSMQDDKNPKEKK; encoded by the coding sequence ATGAGAAAAAATATTTTTATAGTTTTTTTTGGAGTTTTGTTTTTTCTTTGTTTTACAAAAGTTTTTGCAAAGGGAGCTCTTGAAGAAGACCTTGCAGGAGAGTATTTTTCTATAGCTCAAGGCTATGCAGAGCTAAAAAACTACCCAAAAGCTGCAGATTATTATCTTAAAGCCGAAAAGTCTGAAAAATATAAAAATGCAGCTCAATATAATTTGGCACAAGTTTATGCTCTTCAAAATGAATGGGAAAACTGTCTAAAATATATTGAACCCCTCTATAAAAAAGCTCCCGAAAACATAAAAATATCTACAGCCTACGCCTATGCTCTGGCCTCATCAGGAAAAGAAGAAAAAGCCCTTTTAATTTATGAAAAGATTTATTTGGAAAATAAGGAAACTCCCGAATATTTTTTTAACTATGTTAGAATTCTAATTATAGTAAAAAAATATGAAAAAGCAAAAGAACTTCTTAACGAATCCAAGGAAAAGTTTACACAAGAAGATGATAAAAAAACTATTAGTGAACTTGAAAAAGAAATAGAAAAACTTTTAAATCCGCCTGAACTAAAAAAAGAAGATAAAACAACAGAAAAAAAAGATTCAATGCAAGATGATAAAAATCCTAAAGAAAAAAAGTAA
- a CDS encoding D-2-hydroxyacid dehydrogenase: MSEKLNLVILDGFTSNPGDLSWDELKSVSNLTIYDKTSADELIERCKEADAVLTNKVVFSKEIMDSLPRLKYIGVLATGYNVVDIEAARAKNICVTNIPSYSTDSVAQLVFALIFHFYWHVKEHSDEAMGGKWSASPHFCYHSFDIRELSDKTMGIVGFGNIGQAVAKIALAMNMKVIYFNRSKKNIKGLEEAKQVSLDELFSSSDIISLNCPLTPETKEIINAESLKKIKKTSIVINTGRGPLINEKDAAEALKEKRLAGLACDVLSVEPPAKDNPLLKAPNCIITPHIAWQTFEARERLIKTAAANVKAFIAGKEINRVN; the protein is encoded by the coding sequence ATGAGTGAAAAATTAAATTTGGTTATTCTTGACGGGTTTACTTCCAATCCCGGAGACCTTTCGTGGGATGAGTTAAAATCGGTTTCAAATCTTACAATATATGACAAAACAAGTGCAGATGAGCTTATTGAAAGGTGTAAGGAGGCAGATGCCGTTCTTACAAATAAGGTAGTTTTTTCTAAAGAAATAATGGATTCTTTGCCGCGGCTTAAATATATAGGAGTTTTAGCTACGGGCTACAATGTTGTCGATATTGAGGCTGCAAGAGCTAAAAATATCTGCGTAACGAATATTCCCTCTTACAGCACCGACAGCGTGGCTCAACTTGTATTTGCCCTTATTTTTCACTTTTATTGGCATGTAAAGGAGCATAGCGATGAAGCTATGGGCGGAAAATGGTCGGCGTCCCCCCATTTTTGCTATCATAGCTTTGATATAAGGGAGCTTTCCGATAAGACTATGGGTATAGTCGGCTTTGGAAACATAGGCCAAGCCGTTGCAAAAATTGCCCTTGCCATGAATATGAAGGTAATCTATTTTAACCGCTCTAAAAAAAATATTAAGGGCTTAGAAGAAGCAAAACAAGTTTCTTTAGATGAGCTTTTTTCTTCTTCCGATATAATAAGCTTAAACTGTCCTTTGACTCCGGAAACAAAAGAAATTATAAATGCCGAGTCCTTAAAAAAGATAAAAAAAACTTCCATTGTAATCAATACGGGACGGGGACCTCTTATAAACGAAAAGGATGCAGCAGAGGCTTTAAAGGAAAAAAGACTTGCAGGTCTTGCCTGCGATGTTCTCAGTGTAGAACCTCCGGCTAAGGATAATCCCTTGCTTAAAGCTCCTAACTGTATTATTACGCCCCACATAGCATGGCAAACCTTTGAAGCCAGAGAGAGGCTTATAAAAACAGCCGCAGCTAACGTAAAAGCCTTTATAGCCGGAAAGGAAATAAACAGGGTTAATTAG
- a CDS encoding COG2958 family protein has translation MIIEVFEKVKKPMTPEEIWEKAVEFSFDKKLGSSGKTPAATVGARLYVDAKEKAEKSTFVQVSKRPSRFLLRSLNISGSEIKREIEKKENAELKQNNESDFNERDLHPLLVKYVYSNPHFNCYTKTIYQENSVKRVKGANEWLHPDLVGVYFPFKDYSKETMKLQTSLNVNSIKLFSFEMKKNIDYSNLRQYFFQAVSNSSWANEGYLVCLKIDEDPNFKNELQRLSNAFGIGIIKLNPESISESEIICNARYNENIDWDTLERLSEDNPDFNKFISDLTEDIALGKVKSTYDKVITDDKFENYLKEKSII, from the coding sequence TTGATTATAGAAGTTTTTGAAAAAGTAAAAAAGCCAATGACTCCGGAAGAAATTTGGGAAAAAGCGGTTGAGTTTTCTTTTGATAAAAAACTAGGAAGCTCAGGTAAAACTCCGGCCGCTACGGTAGGAGCAAGATTATATGTAGATGCCAAAGAAAAGGCTGAAAAAAGCACTTTTGTTCAAGTTTCAAAACGCCCTTCAAGATTTCTTTTAAGAAGTTTAAATATAAGCGGAAGTGAAATAAAACGGGAAATCGAGAAAAAAGAAAATGCAGAATTAAAACAAAATAATGAAAGTGATTTTAATGAAAGAGATTTACATCCGCTTTTAGTAAAATATGTTTATTCAAACCCGCATTTTAATTGTTACACAAAAACTATTTATCAGGAAAATTCAGTAAAAAGAGTAAAAGGGGCTAATGAATGGCTGCATCCTGATTTAGTAGGTGTATATTTTCCGTTTAAAGATTATTCAAAAGAAACAATGAAACTTCAAACTTCATTGAATGTCAATTCAATAAAACTGTTTTCCTTTGAAATGAAAAAGAATATAGATTATTCTAATTTAAGACAGTATTTTTTTCAGGCTGTTTCAAATTCAAGCTGGGCTAATGAGGGATATTTAGTTTGCTTGAAAATCGATGAAGACCCTAATTTTAAAAATGAGCTTCAAAGATTATCTAATGCTTTTGGAATTGGAATTATAAAGCTGAATCCGGAAAGTATAAGTGAATCAGAAATAATTTGTAATGCTCGATATAATGAAAATATAGATTGGGATACTTTGGAAAGACTTTCAGAAGATAATCCTGATTTTAATAAATTTATATCCGACTTAACTGAAGATATTGCTTTAGGAAAAGTAAAAAGTACTTATGATAAAGTAATTACAGATGATAAATTTGAAAATTATTTAAAAGAAAAGAGTATTATTTGA
- the gcvPB gene encoding aminomethyl-transferring glycine dehydrogenase subunit GcvPB: MSELIFEKSVKGHKFAEAKLTVPEYKLDSKYLRASDAKLPEVSELEFVRHYMELSKRTHGVDNGFYPLGSCTMKYNPKLNEEVAALPNFTNIHPLQPEHTMKGCIEAMGDLGKKLGEITGMDAFSLQPSAGAHGEFTALLVIRAYHEKRGDHARNKILVPDSAHGTNPASAAMVGCEIVNIPSDKDGNVDIEELKKTVGNDTAALMLTNPNTLGLFETHIKEIAEIVHKAGGLLYYDGANLNAIMGRLRPGDMGYDIVHLNLHKTFSTPHGGGGPGSGPIGCKKFLEEFLPIPVVTGSDGSYKLDYNRPDSIGRVRNFYGNFLVFLRAYAYILTLGSEGIRESSGYAVLNANYLKKKLEKEYDVAFDRICMHEFVLTLDKIKEETGVSALDIAKGLIDDGIHPPTMYFPLIVHEALMFEPTETESKSTLDFTAEVMIKLKKEAYSNPEKLHGYPYTRPIGRVDETKAAREPVLRYKACCCCK, encoded by the coding sequence ATGAGCGAATTGATTTTTGAAAAATCCGTAAAGGGTCATAAATTTGCCGAAGCAAAATTGACAGTACCCGAATATAAGCTTGATTCAAAATATTTAAGAGCAAGCGATGCAAAACTTCCTGAAGTTTCGGAACTTGAATTTGTACGCCACTATATGGAATTGAGCAAGCGTACTCACGGTGTAGATAACGGTTTTTATCCCTTAGGTTCTTGTACGATGAAGTACAATCCCAAACTCAACGAAGAAGTTGCGGCTCTTCCGAACTTTACCAATATTCACCCTTTGCAGCCTGAACATACAATGAAAGGTTGTATCGAGGCTATGGGCGATTTAGGTAAAAAACTCGGTGAAATTACCGGAATGGATGCTTTCTCCCTCCAGCCTTCAGCAGGTGCTCACGGAGAGTTCACAGCCCTTTTGGTAATCAGAGCCTATCACGAAAAACGCGGAGACCATGCCCGAAACAAGATTTTGGTTCCCGATTCGGCACACGGTACAAACCCTGCCAGTGCCGCAATGGTCGGATGCGAAATCGTAAACATTCCTTCAGATAAGGACGGAAACGTAGATATCGAGGAATTAAAAAAGACTGTAGGAAACGATACTGCTGCCCTCATGCTTACAAACCCGAACACCCTCGGCCTCTTTGAAACCCATATCAAAGAAATTGCCGAAATCGTTCACAAAGCAGGCGGCTTATTGTACTATGACGGTGCTAACCTTAATGCCATTATGGGAAGACTAAGACCCGGAGATATGGGCTATGATATAGTTCACCTTAACTTGCACAAGACCTTCTCGACTCCTCACGGAGGCGGTGGTCCCGGAAGCGGCCCAATCGGTTGTAAAAAATTCCTTGAAGAATTCTTACCGATTCCCGTAGTTACAGGCTCGGACGGAAGCTATAAGCTGGATTATAACCGCCCGGATTCAATCGGAAGGGTTAGAAACTTCTACGGAAACTTTCTTGTCTTCTTGCGTGCCTATGCCTATATTCTTACACTCGGAAGCGAGGGTATAAGGGAAAGCTCAGGCTATGCAGTCTTAAATGCAAACTATCTAAAGAAAAAGCTTGAAAAAGAATATGATGTTGCCTTTGACAGAATCTGTATGCACGAATTTGTTCTTACCCTTGATAAGATCAAGGAAGAAACAGGTGTAAGTGCTCTTGACATAGCTAAGGGCTTAATCGACGACGGCATCCACCCGCCGACGATGTACTTCCCGCTCATCGTACACGAAGCCTTGATGTTTGAGCCTACTGAAACGGAAAGCAAGTCCACATTGGACTTTACCGCCGAAGTTATGATCAAACTCAAAAAAGAAGCTTATTCAAATCCCGAAAAGCTTCACGGCTATCCCTACACACGCCCAATCGGCCGAGTAGATGAAACAAAAGCTGCCCGAGAACCTGTTTTAAGGTACAAGGCTTGCTGCTGCTGTAAATAA